The following proteins are encoded in a genomic region of Arvicanthis niloticus isolate mArvNil1 chromosome 21, mArvNil1.pat.X, whole genome shotgun sequence:
- the Alas1 gene encoding 5-aminolevulinate synthase, non-specific, mitochondrial, protein METVVRRCPFLSRVPQAFLQKAGKSLLFYAQNCPKMMEVGAKPAPRTLSTSAVHCQQVKETPPANEKEKTAKAAVQQAPDESQMAQTPDGTQLPSGHPSPATGQGSGSKCPFLAAQLSQTGSSVFRKASLELQEDVQEMHAVRKEVAQSPVPPSAVGVKTDGEDPSGLLKNFQDIMRKQRPERVSHLLQDNLPKSVSTFQYDHFFEKKIDEKKNDHTYRVFKTVNRRAQIFPMADDYTDSLITKKQVSVWCSNDYLGMSRHPRVCGAVIETVKQHGAGAGGTRNISGTSKFHVELEQSLADLHGKDAALLFSSCFVANDSTLFTLAKMMPGCEIYSDSGNHASMIQGIRNSRVPKYIFRHNDVNHLRELLQRSDPSVPKIVAFETVHSMDGAVCPLEELCDVAHEFGAITFVDEVHAVGLYGARGGGIGDRDGVMPKMDIISGTLGKAFGCVGGYIASTSLLIDTVRSYAAGFIFTTSLPPMLLAGALESVRILKSNEGRALRRQHQRNVKLMRQMLMDAGLPVIHCPSHIIPVRVADAAKNTEICDELMTRHNIYVQAINYPTVPRGEELLRIAPTPHHTPQMMNFFLEKLLVTWKRVGLELKPHSSAECNFCRRPLHFEVMSEREKAYFSGMSKMVSAQA, encoded by the exons ATGGAGACTGTCGTTCGCCGATGTCCATTCTTATCCCGAGTCCCTCAGGCCTTTCTGCAGAAGGCAGGAAAGTCTCTGTTGTTCTATGCTCAAAACTGCCCCAAGATGATGGAAGTTGGGGCCAAGCCAGCTCCTCGAACCCTGTCCACTTCAGCAGTCCACTGCCAGCAGGTCAAAGAAACCCCTCCAGCCAATGAGA AAGAGAAAACTGCCAAAGCTGCAGTCCAGCAGGCTCCTGACGAGTCCCAGATGGCACAGACTCCAGATGGCACACAGCTCCCGTCTGGACACCCGTCACCCGCTACAGGCCAGGGCTCTGGGAGCAAGTGCCCTTTCCTGGCGGCACAGCTGAGCCAGACAGGCAGCAGCGTCTTCCGCAAGGCCAGTCTGGAGCTTCAGGAGGACGtgcaggaaatgcatgctgtgAGGAAAG AGGTTGCTCAAAGTCCTGTGCCCCCCAGCGCGGTCGGTGTGAAAACAGACGGAGAGGATCCAAGCGGACTGCTGAAGAACTTCCAGGATATCATGCGAAAGCAGAGGCCGGAGAGAGTGTCTCATCTTCTTCAGGATAACTTGCCAAAGT CTGTTTCCACTTTTCAATATGATCATTTCTTTGAGAAGAAAATTGAcgagaaaaaaaatgaccataCCTACCGAGTTTTTAAAACTGTGAACCGGAGAGCACAAATCTTCCCCATGGCAGACGACTACACGGATTCCCTCATCACAAAAAAGCAGGTGTCGGTCTGGTGCAGTAATGACTACCTGGGCATGAGTCGACACCCACGGGTGTGTGGGGCCGTCAT AGAGACTGTGAAACAGCATGGTGCCGGAGCTGGTGGAACTAGGAATATTTCTGGAACGAGCAAGTTCCACGTAGAACTGGAGCAGTCGCTGGCCGACCTCCACGGCAAAGATGCGGCGCTCTTGTTCTCTTCCTGCTTTGTGGCCAACGACTCCACCCTCTTCACCCTGGCTAAGATGATGCCAG GCTGTGAAATTTACTCTGATTCCGGGAACCATGCCTCCATGATCCAAGGCATTCGTAACAGTCGAGTGCCAAAATATATCTTCCGCCACAATGATGTCAACCATCTCAGAGAACTCCTGCAGAGATCCGACCCCTCCGTCCCCAAGATAGTAGCATTTGAAACTGTCCATTCAATGGATG GAGCAGTGTGCCCACTGGAAGAGCTGTGTGACGTTGCCCATGAGTTTGGAGCAATCACATTTGTGGATGAGGTCCATGCAGTGGGGCTGTATGGGGCTCGAGGTGGAGGGATTGGTGATCGGGATGGAGTCATGCCAAAAATGGACATCATTTCTGGGACGCTTG GTAAAGCCTTTGGCTGTGTTGGAGGATACATTGCCAGCACGAGTTTGTTGATCGACACCGTCCGGTCCTACGCTGCGGGCTTCATCTTCACCACCTCCCTGCCACCAATGCTGCTGGCTGGAGCCCTGGAGTCTGTGAGGATCCTGAAGAGCAATGAGGGGCGTGCCCTTCGCCGGCAGCATCAACGCAATGTCAAGCTTATGAGGCAGATGCTCATGGATGCTGGCCTCCCAGTCATCCACTGCCCCAGTCACATCATCCCTGTGCGG GTTGCCGATGCTGCTAAGAACACAGAAATCTGTGATGAGTTGATGACCAGGCATAACATCTACGTGCAGGCCATTAACTACCCAACAGTGCCTCGTGGGGAGGAGCTCCTGCGGATTGCCCCCACTCCGCATCACACGCCGCAGATGATGAACTTCTTCCTGG AGAAGCTGCTGGTCACATGGAAGCGAGTTGGGCTGGAACTGAAGCCACATTCATCAGCTGAATGCAACTTCTGCAGAAGGCCCTTGCACTTTGAAGTGATGAGCGAAAGAGAGAAAGCCTATTTCTCAGGCATGAGCAAGATGGTATCTGCCCAGGCCTGA